The Pseudanabaena galeata CCNP1313 genome includes a region encoding these proteins:
- a CDS encoding glutathione peroxidase, whose protein sequence is MSTLYDFKLTNIDDQPVDLAQYKGKVALVVNVASKCGYTKQYKGLESLYREYKDKGFEILGFPSNDFGAQEPGTEAEIKSFCSLTYDVTFDMFSKVKVSGSDMTDAYKYLTETTGSQVKWNFNKFLVDKEGKVVKYYPSSVAPEDADLRKDIEALLG, encoded by the coding sequence ATGTCCACACTTTACGATTTCAAGCTCACCAACATCGATGATCAACCAGTTGATCTCGCTCAGTACAAAGGCAAAGTCGCCTTAGTTGTCAACGTAGCCTCTAAATGTGGCTACACCAAGCAATACAAAGGGCTAGAGTCTCTTTATCGTGAATACAAAGACAAGGGTTTTGAGATTCTTGGCTTTCCTAGTAACGATTTTGGCGCACAGGAGCCAGGGACTGAAGCAGAAATCAAGAGCTTCTGCTCTCTCACCTACGATGTCACCTTCGACATGTTTAGCAAGGTAAAAGTAAGCGGGAGTGACATGACAGATGCTTACAAATACCTTACTGAAACTACAGGTAGCCAAGTAAAATGGAACTTCAATAAGTTTCTAGTTGATAAAGAAGGTAAAGTCGTGAAATACTACCCTTCTAGTGTTGCGCCTGAAGATGCAGATTTGCGTAAAGATATTGAGGCACTCTTGGGCTAG
- a CDS encoding AAA family ATPase — MASVIILIGVPASGKSSLAEKMLYASSQNSSSLTYGATQLISPDRIRASLYGSASTQGDWAEIWEQVQQSFANAAKSQQSVIYDATNYKREYRKDVIDLAKAHGFKPITGIWLDVPLWICLSRNEVRDRVVPEDVVIDMYRTLSYNPPTLSEGFDRILFRDQKLDNEWID; from the coding sequence ATGGCAAGTGTAATTATCCTAATTGGTGTACCCGCTAGTGGCAAATCTAGCCTTGCTGAGAAGATGCTATATGCTTCTAGTCAGAATAGTAGCAGCCTAACTTATGGGGCAACTCAACTAATCAGCCCCGATCGCATCCGAGCTTCACTCTATGGATCAGCATCTACGCAGGGAGATTGGGCGGAGATTTGGGAGCAGGTACAACAGTCATTTGCCAATGCCGCGAAATCGCAACAATCTGTAATATATGATGCCACAAATTATAAACGCGAGTATCGCAAAGATGTTATCGACCTCGCTAAGGCTCATGGGTTTAAGCCAATTACGGGTATTTGGCTAGATGTGCCACTCTGGATTTGCCTATCCCGTAATGAGGTACGCGATCGCGTAGTTCCTGAAGATGTTGTCATAGATATGTATCGCACCCTTTCCTATAACCCACCTACTCTCAGTGAAGGCTTTGATCGCATCTTGTTTCGAGATCAAAAATTAGACAACGAATGGATTGACTAA
- the tsaB gene encoding tRNA (adenosine(37)-N6)-threonylcarbamoyltransferase complex dimerization subunit type 1 TsaB, with protein sequence MTTSFALALHTTTTKLELAIAEINPNSDRNSQIYIIHKQQSWELGRELSVQLHDCLNVFMGDLAWTDLAFLAIATGIGSFTGTRIGVVVARTIGEQLQIPVYGIDCESIVTKAQQSDPPLSLGESLLAITHDQWQTQWQTGVYPNWQDVLPIYEQ encoded by the coding sequence ATGACCACAAGTTTTGCCCTTGCCTTACATACAACAACTACAAAGTTAGAGCTTGCGATCGCGGAAATTAACCCAAATTCTGATCGCAATTCTCAAATTTATATCATCCACAAGCAGCAGTCATGGGAACTAGGCAGAGAGCTATCTGTACAGTTACATGACTGTTTAAATGTGTTTATGGGTGATCTTGCATGGACTGACTTGGCTTTTTTAGCGATCGCCACGGGCATTGGTAGCTTTACTGGCACAAGGATCGGTGTTGTGGTAGCAAGGACGATTGGTGAGCAGTTACAGATTCCTGTATATGGAATTGACTGTGAGTCAATAGTCACTAAAGCGCAACAATCTGATCCACCTTTATCCCTAGGCGAAAGTTTGCTAGCGATCACCCACGATCAATGGCAAACTCAATGGCAAACAGGAGTTTATCCAAATTGGCAAGATGTTTTGCCAATTTATGAGCAGTAA
- a CDS encoding DUF6761 family protein, with product MLQDAIAIRHYQKITDSLVEMSERGYRSTDEMRLFLDGYLSALRATNAVEVHHIHRLEEEVIRFLYDSSNFASPYELEMEVERGER from the coding sequence ATGCTTCAAGACGCGATCGCCATTCGTCATTATCAAAAGATTACCGACTCCCTTGTCGAAATGTCAGAACGTGGTTATCGTTCGACCGACGAGATGAGGCTCTTTTTAGACGGTTACTTATCAGCTCTGCGGGCTACTAATGCTGTAGAAGTCCATCACATCCACCGTCTCGAAGAAGAAGTAATCCGATTTTTATATGATTCTTCTAACTTTGCATCTCCCTATGAGTTGGAGATGGAAGTTGAGCGCGGAGAAAGGTAA
- the rsmG gene encoding 16S rRNA (guanine(527)-N(7))-methyltransferase RsmG, protein MPHFSHLCEHWLSTLNWSPNPDQIDQFEKLYELVLEGNSKQNLTRITAADDFWEKHLWDSLRGVLAFWDREDIKVIDIGTGAGFPGLPIAIAKPTWQVTLVDSKQKKVAFVEETIQTLGLSNAIAQWGRGEDINKLGQYKKKYDLAVVRAVGKPDICADYALPFLKKSGTAVLYRGQWLPEESEQLDIFCEQQGLQVVKQDRFQTPLTAGIRHSVYLSPRSTSISNS, encoded by the coding sequence ATGCCCCACTTTTCCCATCTATGTGAGCATTGGCTATCTACGCTCAACTGGTCACCCAACCCTGACCAAATAGACCAATTTGAAAAGCTGTACGAATTAGTCTTAGAGGGCAATAGCAAACAAAATTTGACTCGAATTACGGCTGCGGATGATTTTTGGGAAAAACATTTATGGGATTCGTTGCGGGGGGTATTAGCTTTTTGGGATCGGGAAGATATTAAGGTAATTGATATTGGTACAGGGGCGGGGTTTCCGGGATTACCGATCGCGATCGCTAAACCGACATGGCAAGTCACCCTAGTAGATAGCAAACAAAAAAAGGTTGCCTTTGTCGAGGAGACGATCCAAACTTTAGGACTATCTAATGCGATCGCCCAATGGGGTCGTGGCGAAGACATTAATAAATTAGGTCAGTACAAAAAGAAGTACGACTTAGCAGTAGTAAGAGCCGTGGGCAAGCCAGATATTTGTGCAGATTACGCATTGCCTTTTCTCAAAAAAAGCGGCACAGCAGTTCTATATCGTGGTCAATGGCTCCCCGAAGAAAGTGAACAGCTCGATATATTTTGTGAGCAGCAAGGGTTGCAAGTCGTCAAGCAAGATCGCTTTCAGACTCCGCTTACCGCAGGGATTAGACACAGCGTTTACCTTTCTCCGCGCTCAACTTCCATCTCCAACTCATAG
- a CDS encoding chlorophyll A-B-binding protein, which produces MTEPKTKVRTAFTKDDRGILNNWAIEPKMYFDDKIDKKAEAKGDEQSGATEYAELLKGRLPLIGITLLVLTMIGITLVAIA; this is translated from the coding sequence ATGACTGAACCAAAAACCAAAGTCCGCACAGCCTTTACCAAAGATGATCGTGGGATTTTAAATAATTGGGCGATCGAACCAAAGATGTATTTCGATGACAAGATCGATAAGAAAGCTGAGGCGAAAGGCGATGAGCAAAGTGGCGCTACAGAATATGCTGAACTCTTAAAAGGACGCTTGCCACTTATTGGCATTACCTTACTCGTCTTGACAATGATTGGGATTACCTTAGTTGCTATCGCTTAG
- the lpxD gene encoding UDP-3-O-(3-hydroxymyristoyl)glucosamine N-acyltransferase, which yields MTQTISFKLSELAAEFVAALPDCRFESDGTDPIITGVAAIDKAQFGEITFVSSAKFVARLKDTQASAVILDLKTPSPLPCIRTAHPRILFAKVLEKFYQPPTPPQGIHPTAILGEGVQLGTNVAIAPYVVISDHVKIGDNVTIYPHVTIYNDVEIGANTTIHANCVISDRTQIGANCLFHPSTVLGGDGFGFEISPNGTWYKVPQIGHVIIEDNVELGCSCAVDRPAVGVTVIHKGAKLDNFVQIGHGVEVGAHSVLASQVGLAGGVTLGHHVVMAGQVGAANHIHIGDGAIIGAKSGIPSDVPAGVTMMGYPVVPEKDWKRIVISERQLPDLLHTVRKLEKRIAELEAKTAE from the coding sequence ATGACACAAACAATTTCTTTCAAACTCTCCGAACTCGCCGCCGAGTTTGTCGCCGCTCTCCCTGATTGTCGATTTGAATCCGATGGTACTGATCCCATCATCACGGGAGTCGCCGCGATCGATAAGGCGCAATTTGGAGAAATCACCTTTGTGTCTTCTGCAAAATTTGTCGCCCGTCTCAAGGATACCCAAGCCAGCGCTGTCATTCTTGATCTTAAAACTCCGTCACCTTTGCCCTGTATCCGCACCGCCCATCCCCGCATTCTCTTCGCCAAGGTTCTCGAAAAGTTTTATCAACCACCCACACCGCCACAGGGCATTCATCCCACCGCAATTTTGGGTGAAGGCGTGCAGTTAGGTACAAATGTGGCGATCGCACCCTATGTTGTCATTAGTGATCACGTCAAAATTGGTGATAACGTCACGATTTATCCCCATGTCACCATTTACAACGATGTCGAGATTGGCGCAAATACAACTATTCATGCCAATTGTGTAATTAGCGATCGCACTCAAATTGGCGCAAATTGTCTATTCCATCCCAGCACCGTTTTAGGTGGCGATGGCTTTGGCTTTGAGATATCGCCCAATGGCACTTGGTACAAAGTCCCCCAAATCGGTCATGTGATCATCGAAGATAACGTCGAACTGGGCTGTTCCTGCGCCGTTGACCGTCCTGCCGTTGGGGTTACTGTTATTCATAAGGGTGCAAAACTGGATAACTTTGTGCAGATCGGTCATGGGGTGGAAGTGGGAGCGCATTCCGTTCTCGCCTCACAGGTGGGCTTAGCGGGCGGTGTCACCCTCGGTCATCATGTGGTCATGGCAGGACAAGTCGGTGCAGCTAATCATATCCACATCGGTGATGGCGCAATTATTGGGGCAAAGTCGGGCATTCCCAGTGATGTTCCCGCAGGTGTGACGATGATGGGCTATCCCGTCGTTCCTGAAAAGGATTGGAAGCGTATCGTTATTTCGGAGCGTCAACTTCCAGACTTATTACACACAGTTCGCAAACTAGAAAAGAGAATTGCGGAACTAGAAGCAAAGACTGCTGAATAG
- a CDS encoding Uma2 family endonuclease has product MTLQPLTHEAIAPEIDYPDSDGNPMSDNTEQFRWIVIIKENLEIMYANDPHVFVGGDLAWYPVRYTLRRMAPDVMVAFGRPKGRRGSYKQWLEDNIPPQVAFEILSPSNKDSRGIDALDEKFTFYETYGIQEYYIYDPDDLTLVGWQRQGDRLTKILSMSNWVSPLLGIRFDWVAGQELVLFRPDGQKFLSPVELDQLLQQSKIQVWQEQQRVIQEGQRADQARKRADRLAERLRALGIDPDDEF; this is encoded by the coding sequence ATGACTCTGCAACCATTAACTCATGAAGCGATCGCCCCAGAGATCGACTATCCAGATAGTGACGGTAATCCTATGTCTGACAATACCGAGCAGTTTCGCTGGATTGTGATCATCAAAGAAAATCTAGAGATTATGTATGCTAACGATCCCCATGTATTTGTGGGAGGCGACTTGGCTTGGTATCCTGTGCGCTATACCCTAAGACGTATGGCTCCAGATGTGATGGTTGCATTTGGCAGACCTAAAGGTAGGCGAGGCTCTTACAAGCAATGGCTAGAGGATAATATCCCTCCACAGGTTGCTTTTGAAATTTTGTCACCAAGCAATAAAGATAGTCGCGGTATTGATGCTCTAGACGAGAAGTTTACATTTTATGAAACCTATGGCATTCAGGAATATTACATTTACGATCCTGATGATTTAACCTTAGTAGGCTGGCAGAGACAAGGCGATCGCTTGACCAAAATTCTCTCAATGAGCAACTGGGTGAGTCCACTGTTAGGAATCCGCTTTGATTGGGTAGCAGGACAAGAATTAGTATTATTTCGTCCCGACGGGCAAAAATTTCTATCCCCTGTAGAGTTAGATCAACTATTGCAGCAATCTAAGATTCAAGTTTGGCAGGAGCAGCAACGAGTCATACAGGAAGGTCAACGCGCTGATCAAGCACGTAAACGTGCTGATCGTCTTGCAGAGCGTTTACGTGCTTTGGGTATTGATCCAGATGATGAGTTTTAA
- a CDS encoding TatD family hydrolase — MYKYLFIDFHTHSDRISPDLINLQTLHVIPELQAESLPNICSLGLHPWFVQLATWETAWVNLADLAKLSQVVAIGECGLDRNIDLPLETQISIFQRHIELAEELQKPLVIHCVRAFAELIALKKNTKSSMPWIIHGFNKKEEVFQQLLKHDFYFSFGAAIFSDRSHVTQTIATIPQGRFLLETDDRHDISIEQIYDRAASLRHISLETLQTELVETYRQLTRLG; from the coding sequence TTGTATAAGTACTTATTTATTGACTTCCATACACATAGCGATCGCATATCCCCAGATCTCATCAATCTGCAAACTTTGCATGTCATTCCAGAATTGCAAGCCGAATCCTTACCTAATATTTGCAGTCTTGGCTTACATCCTTGGTTTGTGCAATTAGCAACATGGGAAACGGCATGGGTGAATCTTGCAGATTTAGCAAAATTATCACAGGTGGTAGCGATCGGTGAATGTGGATTAGATCGAAATATTGATTTGCCTTTAGAAACACAAATTTCTATCTTTCAAAGACATATCGAACTTGCTGAGGAGTTACAGAAACCACTTGTAATTCATTGTGTCAGAGCATTTGCGGAATTAATTGCGTTAAAGAAAAACACTAAATCCTCGATGCCTTGGATTATTCATGGCTTCAATAAGAAAGAAGAAGTCTTTCAACAACTGCTCAAGCATGATTTCTATTTCTCCTTTGGAGCCGCAATTTTTAGCGATCGCTCTCATGTGACTCAGACGATCGCTACTATACCGCAAGGTAGATTTCTTTTAGAAACTGATGATCGCCATGATATTAGCATTGAGCAAATTTACGATCGCGCCGCTAGCCTGCGCCATATTTCACTGGAAACGCTGCAAACAGAATTAGTTGAAACTTATCGTCAATTGACTAGGCTGGGCTGA
- the sbcD gene encoding exonuclease subunit SbcD: protein MTIKVLHLSDIHLGSTTHGKVNPQTGLNTRLEDFVAALTICIDRAINEPADIVLFGGDAFPDATPPPLVQQAFAKQFRRLADAGIPTVLLVGNHDQHSQGIGGASLAIYRSLAVPNFTVGDTIATHRISTDAGDIQIITLPWITRSTLLTKSETEGFSMTEVSQFLIDRLQVVIEGEIRQLDPKLPTILLAHVMVDTATYGAERFLAAGKGFTIPLSMLTREAFDYVALGHVHRHQILATQPLVVYPGSIERVDFGEENESKGYCWLEVEKGNVKFEFCAIPTRAFRTMEVDVTQSEDPQGKLLKAIAKGKIDHAIARLIYKVKAEQLAQIDDRLLHEAMAIAHNYSLIPEVVSQNPRTRLPELSTAEALDPMTALKTYLSTREDLKNLEPEMLTAAQELLSEIGLGMDGLDSIEDSAQPSQLTISFN from the coding sequence GTGACTATTAAAGTTCTCCATCTCTCAGATATTCATCTTGGCAGTACTACCCACGGCAAAGTCAATCCGCAAACAGGATTGAATACTCGCCTAGAAGACTTTGTCGCAGCATTGACAATCTGTATAGATCGCGCAATTAACGAGCCAGCCGATATTGTTCTCTTTGGTGGTGATGCCTTTCCTGATGCTACGCCACCGCCACTTGTGCAGCAAGCTTTTGCCAAGCAATTTCGTCGCCTTGCTGATGCTGGGATTCCTACGGTGTTATTAGTGGGAAATCACGATCAACATTCGCAGGGTATAGGTGGTGCGAGTTTAGCAATTTATCGCAGTTTAGCTGTGCCAAACTTCACGGTGGGTGACACGATCGCCACCCATCGGATTTCCACAGATGCAGGGGATATTCAGATTATTACTTTGCCTTGGATTACGCGATCGACTTTACTTACAAAGTCGGAAACAGAAGGCTTTTCGATGACTGAAGTAAGTCAATTCCTGATTGATCGCTTGCAAGTTGTCATCGAAGGCGAAATCCGTCAGCTTGATCCCAAGTTGCCCACAATTCTACTGGCGCATGTGATGGTAGATACAGCTACCTATGGCGCGGAGAGATTTTTAGCGGCTGGCAAAGGTTTCACAATTCCATTATCAATGTTAACCCGTGAGGCGTTTGACTATGTAGCGCTCGGACATGTACATCGTCATCAAATTCTAGCGACGCAACCGCTTGTGGTTTATCCAGGAAGTATTGAGCGAGTAGATTTTGGCGAAGAGAATGAATCGAAAGGCTATTGTTGGCTAGAAGTAGAGAAAGGGAATGTGAAGTTTGAGTTTTGTGCAATTCCGACTCGTGCATTTCGGACAATGGAAGTAGACGTAACGCAATCGGAAGATCCTCAAGGCAAGTTATTAAAAGCGATCGCCAAAGGGAAAATCGATCATGCGATCGCCAGACTTATCTACAAGGTCAAAGCCGAACAGTTAGCCCAAATCGACGATCGCCTCTTACATGAAGCAATGGCGATCGCCCATAATTACTCGCTCATTCCTGAAGTGGTTAGCCAAAATCCGCGCACGCGATTACCTGAGCTGAGTACAGCCGAAGCGCTCGATCCGATGACTGCGCTCAAGACCTACCTAAGTACTCGCGAGGATTTGAAAAATCTAGAGCCTGAAATGTTGACTGCGGCGCAAGAACTACTCAGTGAGATTGGCTTAGGAATGGATGGACTTGATTCTATTGAAGATTCAGCCCAGCCTAGTCAATTGACGATAAGTTTCAACTAA